In Mastacembelus armatus chromosome 5, fMasArm1.2, whole genome shotgun sequence, a single genomic region encodes these proteins:
- the prkag1 gene encoding 5'-AMP-activated protein kinase subunit gamma-1 translates to MECIPVTIDDFEGKKDPVIEDPEHNVYTRFMKSHRCYDLVPTSSKLVVFDTSLQVKKAFFALVSNGVRAAPLWDSKKQCFVGMLTITDFINILHRYYKSPLVQIYELEEHKIETWREVYLQDSFKPLVSISPNASLYDAVSSLLKNKIHRLPVIDPLTGNTLYILTHKRILKFLKLFISEMPKPSFLRKTLEELNIGTFKNIAVVRKETPLYTALGIFVEQRVSALPVLDDKGRVVDIYSKFDVINLAAEKTYNNLDVTVTKALQHRSQYFEGVLTCHRHETLEAIINRLVEAEVHRLVVVDEQDVVKGIVSLSDILQALVLTDHEEGTV, encoded by the exons ATGGAGTGT attcCAGTAACTATTGATGATTTTGAAGGCAAAAAGGACCCAGTCATTGAGG ACCCAGAGCACAATGTGTACACTAGGTTTATGAAGTCCCATCGGTGTTATGATCTCGTACCCACCAGCTCCAAATTGGTTGTCTTTGATACATCGCTTCAG GTCAAGAAGGCATTTTTTGCTCTCGTTTCTAATGGGGTAAGAGCAGCACCTCTGTGGGACAGTAAAAAGCAATGTTTTGTTG GTATGCTAACCATCACTGACTTCATTAACATTCTTCATCGCTATTACAAATCTCCTTTG GTTCAGATATATGAGTTGGAAGAACACAAAATCGAAACATGGAGAG AGGTTTACCTGCAAGACTCTTTCAAGCCTTTGGTTAGCATATCTCCCAATGCAAG TTTGTATGATGCAGTATCATCTCTGCTGAAGAACAAGATCCACAGACTGCCTGTAATCGACCCGCTGACTGGGAACACGCTCTATATTCTCACACACAAGAGGATTCTCAAGTTCCTGAAGCTTTTT ATATCAGAGATGCCAAAACCCTCATTCTTAAGGAAGACCTTAGAGGAACTTAACATTGGAACATTTAAGAACATAGCAGTTGTTCGCAAAGAAACACCCCTGTACACTGCGCTGGGTATTTTTGTTGAGCAGCGAGTGTCGGCACTGCCTGTTTTGGACGACAAAG gtcGTGTGGTGGATATTTACTCAAAATTTGATGTTATA AACCTGGCAGCAGAGAAGACATACAACAACCTTGATGTGACTGTGACCAAAGCCTTGCAGCACCGCTCTCAGTACTTTGAAGGAGTGCTGACCTGTCACCGGCATGAAACCCTGGAGGCCATCATCAACAGACTGGTGGAGGCCGAG GTGCACAGACTGGTGGTGGTGGACGAGCAGGATGTAGTGAAAGGAATTGTCTCCCTCTCGGATATTCTCCAGGCGTTGGTGCTTACTGATCATGAAGAGG GCACAGTTTGA
- the LOC113129880 gene encoding zinc finger protein Eos, whose protein sequence is MDVDDCNGRAYISASGDSSIEREFSGALGGPTVSTPNSKETSPSRSLSANSIKVELYSDEDLGRSTEDERGERGEEGGPEQGSEAVGGYRELTNPETIPSGATRLPNGKLKCDICGMICIGPNVLMVHKRSHTGERPFQCNQCGASFTQKGNLLRHIKLHSGEKPFKCPFCSYACRRRDALTGHLRTHAVSSPTVGKPYKCSYCGRSYKQQSTLEEHRERCHSYLQSLESQQLSNAQNTGEDMRDLEFIPDSLLQPSSDKMAFIDRLTNSITKRKRSTPQKFVGQKHIRLNLGDAPYELRAGLDKDGEVHGVDLDAPHFTGLGGEYAGIAGNGGGPSDTQRPLHHPTTHPSCISELRPVHSSSHTPIGLGSRLDCTGTGAGLGAVGREAAEGHEDLPAGRSHAPSPSNGCQDSTDTESMPDEPCNSTAPTAALHSNGHYLLHSSNHNPAPPTIAHPRSRDRYSPSHSKDREMDREDGGHSAPPPPTLAPTPSSPTVPSSTSREAYRVVDGEGRAVRSFRCEHCRMLFLDHVMFTIHMGCHGFRQPFECNICGHRSQDRYEFSSHIVRGEHILD, encoded by the exons ATGGATGTTGATGACTGCAATGGTCGGGCTTACATATCAG CTAGTGGAGACTCATCAATTGAAAGAGAGTTTTCTGGCGCTCTTGGAGGTCCAACAGTGAGCACTCCCAATAGCAAGGAGACCTCTCCTAGTCGCTCCCTCAGTG CCAACTCCATTAAAGTGGAGTTGTATAGTGATGAAGACCTAGGTCGTAGTACTGAAGATgaaagaggggagagaggagaggagggaggtcCAGAGCAAGGTTCTGAGGCTGTTGGAGGCTACAGGGAACTCACCAATCCCGAAACAATACCAAGTGGAGCCACCAGACTGCCAAATGGAAAGCTTAAGTGTGACATCTGTGGAATGATCTGCATTGGGCCTAATGTCCTCATGGTGCACAAACGCAGCCATACAG GTGAGCGACCATTCCAGTGTAATCAGTGTGGCGCTTCCTTCACACAAAAGGGTAACCTGCTCCGCCACATCAAGCTGCACTCAGGAGAGAAGCCTTTTAAATGTCCCTTCTGTAGCTATGCTTGTCGAAGACGAGATGCGCTTACTGGACATCTTCGCACTCATGCAG TGTCATCTCCAACTGTAGGAAAGCCGTATAAGTGCAGTTATTGCGGCCGTAGTTACAAGCAGCAGAGCACCCTGGAGGAGCACCGCGAGCGCTGCCATAGCTACTTACAGAGTTTGGAGTCACAGCAGCTATCCAATGCACAGAATACAG GAGAGGATATGAGAGACCTAGAGTTTATACCAGACTCTTTACTTCAACCCTCCTCAGACAAGATGGCATTTATTGATCGGCTCACCAACAGCATCACCAAACGCAAAAGATCCACACCACAAAAATTTGTAG GACAAAAGCACATACGCCTCAACCTTGGAGATGCACCTTATGAACTCCGTGCTGGTTTGGATAAAGATGGAGAGGTGCATGGAGTGGACCTTGATGCCCCACACTTTACTGGTCTGGGGGGAGAGTATGCAGGCATAGCAGGTAATGGTGGAGGGCCGTCAGACACACAGAGGCCTTTACACCATCCCACCACTCACCCTTCATGTATATCAGAACTCAGGCCAGTCCACAGCTCCTCTCACACCCCCATCGGTTTAGGCTCGAGGCTGGATTGCACAGGGACTGGAGCTGGGCTGGGAGCTGTGGGAAGGGAGGCAGCAGAAGGTCATGAAGACCTGCCTGCTGGTCGAAGTCATGCACCCTCACCTAGCAATGGTTGCCAGGActccacagacacagagagcaTGCCAGATGAACCATGCAACAGTACTGCTCCGACTGCAGCTCTGCACAGTAACGGCCATTATCTCCTGCACTCTAGCAACCATAACCCAGCGCCTCCTACCATTGCACACCCCAGGAGTCGGGACAGATACAGCCCTAGCCACTCCAAAGACAGGGAGATGGACAGAGAGGATGGAGGCCACTCAGCCCCCCCACCTCCTACCCTTGCTCCAACTCCCAGCTCACCTACAGTGCCCTCCTCTACCTCCAGGGAGGCTTATCGGGTTGTAGATGGAGAGGGTCGAGCGGTGCGCTCTTTTCGTTGTGAGCACTGCCGTATGCTTTTCCTAGACCATGTTATGTTTACCATACACATGGGCTGCCATGGTTTTCGTCAGCCATTTGAGTGTAATATCTGTGGCCATCGCAGCCAGGACCGCTATGAATTTTCTTCACACATTGTCCGGGGAGAGCATATTCTTGACTGA
- the rhebl1 gene encoding ras homolog, mTORC1 binding like 1, with protein MPQPKCRKIAVLGYRSVGKSSLTIQFVEGQFVDSYDPTIENTFNKMVTVNGQEFNLQLVDTAGQDEYSIFPQSHSVDIHGYVLVYSVTSMKSFEVVQVLHDKLLDMVGKIQVPTVLVGNKKDLHLERVIKPEEGKKLADSWGAAFMESSAKENETAVEVFKRIILEMEKADGNAAPEEKKCAVM; from the exons ATGCCTCAACCAAAATGTCGAAAGATTGCTGTTTTAGGTTACAGGTCTGTAG GAAAGTCATCTCTTACAATACAGTTTGTGGAAGGACAATTTGTTGACTCCTATGACCCCACCATTGAAAACA CATTTAACAAAATGGTCACTGTGAATGGTCAAGAATTTAATCTTCAGCTGGTTGACACAGCTGGCCAA GATGAATACTCAatttttccacagtcccattcgGTGGACATCCATGGCTATGTCCTTGTCTATTCAGTGACTTCCATGAAAAG TTTTGAAGTTGTTCAGGTTCTACATGACAAGCTGCTAGACATGGTTGGAAAGATTCA GGTGCCAACTGTTCTTGTAGGTAACAAAAAAGATCTCCACTTGGAAAG ggTTATCAAAccagaggagggaaaaaaacttGCTGATTCCTGGGGTGCTGCATTCATGGAGTCTTCAGCCAAGGAGAATGAG ACTGCTGTGGAGGTTTTCAAGCGAATCATTTTGGAAATGGAGAAAGCTGATGGAAATGCAGCCCCAGAAGAGAAAAAGTGTGCTGTGATGTAA